GGCATACTCTATATACTGGCGGTCAGCTCGGTAACGGTAATAGGTATATTTATGGCCGGCTGGAGCAGCAACAGCAAGTATTCCCTGCTGGGTGCCATGCGTACCATAGCCCAGGAAGTCAGCTATGAAATACCGCTGGTGCTTTCAATACTTGGCGTTGTTATGTTAACCGGTTCGCTTTCTATGAATGAGATAGTAAAAGCCCAGAGTGTCCCGTTTGTACTTTTGCAGCCTCTGGGTTTCTTCGTTTACCTGTCCGCCGCCATGGCGGAAATAAACCGCACCCCGTTTGATTTGCTGGAAGCGGAATCTGAAATCATTGCCGGTTTTCATACCGAATATTCCGGCATGAAATTCGGCCTTTTTTACCTGATGGAATACGCCGAAGTACTGGCAATTTCGGCCATAGCCACCACCCTGTTTCTGGGGGGCTGGCAGGGGCCGCTGCTGCACCCCGTTATCTGGTTTATTACTAAAGTCCTGATAATCTTTATGTTTATAATCTGGGTGCGTGCCACCATACCCCGTCTTCGTATAGACCAGGTGATGGCTTTCGGCTGGAAGTTCCTTTTACCGCTGTCCCTGGCCAATCTGGTTATAACGGCATTTGAGATACTGGCTGCGCCTGACATGAATACAGCAGTGCTTATCGGTATAAATATAGCGGTAATGTTCGGGCTTATCCTCCTGTTCAGCCGTTTTTACAAGCTGGGAGGTGGACGTGTCAGCGTTAAGTAATACCGGGGGCGGCATTCTTAAAGGAATGCGCCTTACCTTCAAGCATCTTTTCCGCCCTTGGATAACTGTCCAGTATCCGGAAGAAAAACTGACTATGTCAAAAAGGATACGGGGAACGCAGGTTATCTGGGTGAAGGAGACCTGTATTGCCTGCCTGGCCTGTGCCAGAGCCTGTCCGGTAAAGGCCATCAATATGGAGGTTTCCCGCGGCGAAGACCGCAAACTTAAGGTAGACCATATGTCTATAGATTTCGGGCTGTGCGTCTTTTGCGGTCTGTGTGTTGAATCCTGCCCTACCAAAACTTCAATTTACATGGGCTACGGCTACGAAACTACCACCTACCGCTGTACCAACGTTGAAAAAGCGGAAGGGCAAAGCCGTTCCGAGTGCCGCTGCCGTGAGCTGATACTTACCGGGGATGAACTTGCCCCCTCGGCAACCCGGGTACTCAGCGGGTATGACCGCCCGGATGCCGCAGAAAAACTGGCTGAACAAACCCTGCTTATAAATAAGAAAGGCTACTTTGAAAGGTAAACCGGGGTGGAAATAGCGTTCTGGATTATAGCCATAACCTGTATAGCCTCCGCCTTGCTGGTGGTGGGAGTGAAAAATATTTTCCACTCATCCCTCTGGCTGATACTCTGTTTCCTTTCGGTTGCCGGCGTGTTCCTGCTGCTTTCGGCAGACTTTCTGGCAGCAGTGCAGATACTTATTTATATCGGTGCTATATCGGTACTGATAATACTGGCAATCATGCTTACCCGTGAGGTTCAGCGGGGCAACCTTACCAACAAGCTTAAAATACCGGCTCTGGCTGTTGTTACCGCTTTGGGCGGGATAATGACCTATATGCTTATCAGCTCAAACTGGACCTCCAGTGACGCACCCGCCCCCTCCACCACCACCGCCGGCCTGGCCGAAATGCTTTTCGGTTCAGACGGGTTCGGGCTGGGAGTACTGATTACGGGTGTAATATTACTGGTGGCCATTATCGGGGCTATAGTACTGGTGAGGGACAAATAATATGGGACTGACTCACTTTTTGGTACTGGCGGTAATACTGTTCTGTATCGGTCTTTACGGGGCACTGGTTAAAAAGAGCGCCGTAGTGATACTGATGTGCATAGAAATAATGCTGAACGCAGTTACCATTGCGGCGGTGGCCTTTAACCGTTTTTCTGCCGCCGAATTTTTTACCGGGCAGATATTTACTCTGTTTATTATCGCGGTGGCGGCCGCCGAGGCAACTATTGGTCTGGCCATAATAATATCCATTTACAAAAACCGGGATACTATTGATGCCACCAAGATAGATTTGATGAAGTGGTAAAGAGGAAGAATAAGCGATGACCCAAACCGGACTCTGGCTCATAATGCTGCTCCCCCTTATCTGCGGGGCTTTGATAGCCCTGGGGTACTCCTTTTTCTGCAAAAAACCGGCTTTAAGCGGATACCTAGGCATAGCCGGTGTAGGTGGTTCGCTGCTACTTTCTATCTGGGGGCTGACAGGCCTGCTGGGAAAGGAAGGGGCTTCTCACTATGCCTCCGGCTTCAGCTGGTTTTCAATTGGTAATTCGGTTGATATCAGCCTTAACCTAAACTTTGACCCGCTGGCCGCCATAATGTGCTTTGTAATCCTTTTTGTCAGCCTGATGGTACACATATATTCACAGGGCTATATGCACGGTGATAAAGGGTATCCCCGTTACTATGCCTTTTTGTCTTTCTTTACCGCCTCTATGCTGGGGCTGGTGCTCTCTGACAACCTGCTTTTTACCTTCTTCTTTTGGGAGTTGGTGGGTCTGGCATCATATCTTCTTATCGGCTTCTGGTTTACCCGCCCGGCCGCCGCCAATGCCGCTAAAAAGGCGTTCATTGTAACCCGTATAGGTGATGTGGGCTTTTTAGCCGCTATACTCATTTTGTTTGCGAATACCGGCACGCTGGATATAAACAGCCTGAACGGCATGGCCGAAATGGGGCTTATAGGTGCCGGCACAGTAACTGTGGCCGCTCTGGGCATATTTGCCGGTGCGGTGGGTAAATCAGCCCAGTTCCCCCTGCATGTATGGCTGCCTGATGCTATGGAAGGCCCTACCCCCGTTTCCGCCCTTATCCATGCCGCCACCATGGTTGCTGCCGGTGTATTTCTGGTTGCCCGCACCTACCCTATATTTGAAAGCTCGGCAACAGCCATGCTTTGGGTATCTATAATCGGTGCGGTTACCGCTATATTTGCCGCTACCATGGCGCTGGTTATGAACGATATGAAGCGTATACTGGCCTATTCCACAGTCAGCCAGCTGGGTTATATGATGCTGGGGCTGGGTACAGGCGGCATTGCTATCGGTATATTCCACCTGTTTAATCATGCTTTTTTCAAGAGTTTGCTCTTTTTAGGTTCGGGCAGCGTAAATCACGCTACCGGCACATTTGATATCCGCGAAATGGGCGGCCTGTCCAAACCCATGCCTGTTACCAGCAAGACTTTTCTTATTGCCTCACTCAGTCTGGCAGGTATCTGGCCGCTTTCAGGCTTTTTCAGCAAGGACGAGATACTTGCCGGGGCTATGGACGGGCAATTTATTCTGTTCATTCTGGCACTCATCACCGTATTCCTGACCGCCTTTTATATGTTCCGCCTGTACTTCGTGGCTTTCGGCGGCACTTACCGCGGCAAGGGGCATCCCCATGAATCCCCCAAGGTCATGTCATGGCCGCTTCTGATACTGGTTGTGCCTTCGGTAATCAGCGGTTTGCTGAATGCCGGCGGCAGTTTCAGCGGCTTTTTGGGCGAAGAGGTGCATACCGGCTTTTTTGAGGGATTATTCGGCATTTTGCTGCACCCGCTGGCCCTGGTTTCACTGGCCGTAGCCGGCGGCGGTATATATCTGGCTTTCCTGATGTATAAAAAGAAGAGCCTTTCACCCGCTGTATTTTCAGAGCGTTTTAAATGGCTTTATATGATATTTTCCAAGAAATACTGGATGGATGAGCTGTACGAAGGTGTTATATCCCGCACGCTGCTTATGAAGGGACTGTTTGCTTTTGCGGCTTTCTTTGACAAAAAGGTGGTAGACGGGGGCTTAAACGGCTTCTTCATTCAAAAAGTATTATTTTCCCGTCTTTTCAGCCGCTTCCGCACCGCTGATGAACGCATAGTGGACGGGGCGGTAAACGGGGTTGCCGCTATAACCGTAGAGAGCGGCAAGGTGGGACGCAAAGCCCAGACCGGGCAGCTCCAATCATACGGAATTTATCTTGCCGCCGGGGTGGTTGTACTGGTGATGGCGGCTCTTATTATCTGGTAAGGGGGGAGTATGAGCATACCATACTTAACACTAATAACTTTCCTGCCCGCAGCGGGAGCTATCTTGATGGCTCTGTGGCCGCGTTTGTCCGGGCGGGCAATAAAAATCAGCTCACTGCTGCTCACTCTTGTGCCGCTGGTGCTCTCACTAGTGGTCTTTGCCGGATTTGACCGGAGTAGTTCCATGGCCGGGGTTATACAGTTTGAAGAAAATCTCCCCTGGATATCCCTTTTAAACGCTAACTACCACCTTGGCGTTGACGGTTTAAGTTTGCCTTTCCTGGTTCTGACTACTTTACTGGGTGTTCTGGCGGTACTTATCAGCTGGAAAGTAGACCTCAGGATAAAAGAGTTTTTTGTCTGGCTGCTTATACTCCAAACCAGCATTACAGGCGTATTTGTCTCTCTTGATTTGCTGCTCTTCTTTATCTTCTGGGAGCTGGAACTGATACCCATGTATTTCCTGATTTCAATCTGGGGTGCCGGGCGTAAAGAGTATTCGGCTCTTAAATACGTCCTTTACACCCTGTTTGGCGGTGCGTTTATACTGGCCGGTATCCTGATACTTTTCTTTGCCACCGGCAGTCTGGATATAGCGTCTCTGGCATCTACGGACCTAAATAATTTCCTGCGTCCGGCCATGATGGTGCTTACTTTCTTTATGTTTTTTATCGGTTTTGCCATCAAGCTTCCGGCTTTCCCCTTCCACACCTGGCTGCCGGATGCCCATACAGACGCACCTACCGCCGCCAGTGTTATTCTGGCAGGTACGTTGCTTAAAATGGGCGGCTATGCCATGCTCAGGTTAAACGTGGCCATGTTCCCTGACGTCTGCCGTGACTGGGCGCCTTTGATACTGACTATTGCGGTCATAAACGTAATTTACGGTGCCGCTATCACCCTTAAACAAACAGATATCAAAAGGCTTATTGCCTACAGTTCGGTAAGCCACATGGGTTTTGTACTGCTGGGTATATTTACCCTGGGTGAAATCTCCATGAACGGTGCGGTTCTGCAAATGTTCAGCCACGGTATAATCACCGGTCTGCTCTTTGCCATAACCGGTGTAGTTATGCACAATACCCACGAACGGGATATTAACAAGCTGGGCGGTCTGGCAAAACAGATGCCCCGCACAGCTATCATATTTATACTGGCCGGTCTGGGGGCGATGGCTGTGCCGGCTACCAGCGGGTTTATCGCCGAAGTCAGCGTATTTTTAGGTTCATTCCAGAGTTCGGTAGTCCCCGGCGGGCAGGTATTTACCATGCTCTGCCTTTTGGGTTTGGTACTGGCAGCTGCCTATATACTCTGGACAGTCCAGAGGGTATTTTTGGGCCCCGGACTGGAAAAATTCCAGATGGTAAAAGATGCCGATAAAACCGAAATAGTTTTTTCACTGGTATTTTTAGTGGTAATGTTCGGGGTTGGCCTTTATCCCCAGATTATAGTAGATGTGATTCAAACCGGAGTGGCCCCGCTGGCGGCCGTTTTCGGCGGATAGAGGCAGATGGATTTGTTTATGCCTGAAATAATAATACTGATAACAGCCATTTTGGTTATAATAACTGACCTCTTTCTGACTAAAAGCAAGAGGTATCTGGCCTATCTGTCTTTGCTGGGACTGGCAGCAGCGGCTGTAGCCACAGCTCTAAACTGGAATAACCCACCCGAAATGGCTTTTGGCGGTATGCTGGCACTGGACAGCTACTCCAGTTTCTTCCGTATTCTTTTTATCTGCCTTTCAGGCCTGGTTATAATGGCTTCTACTGATTATGTAACTAAGTTTAAACGTTTTCAGGGTGAATACTACGCTCTGGTACTGTTTGCCCTGCTGGGCATGATAATGATGGCCTCCACGGCCAACCTTATTACCATGTATCTTTCACTAGAGCTGACCGGACTGTCTTTTTACGTACTGGTGGGTTTTTTAAAAGACCAGAATTCCACCGAATCAGCTCTCAAATACCTGCTTTTGGGCGGGGTGGCTTCGGCTATGCTGGTGTTTGGCCTGGTGATTATTTACGGTTTCAGCGGCGAAACTAATCTGGGCGGTATTGTAAACTATATACAAACCCTGCCCTCAGGCACAGATATAACCACTCATGCAGGGCTGCTGCTGGGTATAATACTGACCATTACAGGTCTGGGCTTTAAAGTAGCCGCCGTGCCATTCCAATTTTGGGTGCCGGACGTTTATCAGGGCTCTCCCACCCCGATAACATTATACCTTTCCATAGCCAGCAAAGCGGCCGGGTTTGCCCTTTTCCTACGTTTGTTTTACACCGTTTTTACCGACCCGCTGGCACTCAGCCAGGAATGGGCACTGATTATTGCCATTCTGGCCGCTGTGGGTATGACACTGGGAAATGTACTGGCCATACCCCAGAAAAACATCAAAAGAATGCTGGGTTACTCCAGCATAGCCCATGCCGGTTATATACTGGTGGCTCTGGCAGCGGTGGGAAACGCCCCGGAACTGGCAGACGGGCGGATAAGCCTGCTCTTTTATCTGGTGGCTTTTGCCGTATCAGACCTGGCCGCCTTTATCTCTATCATAGCCATCAGCCGTTCTACCGGCAGTGATGAAATATCCTCTTACGAAGGCTTAGCCAAGACCAACCCGGTATATGCTTCTGCCCTGACACTGGCGCTGTTGTCTCTCACCGGTTTTCCGCCTCTGGCAGGTTTCCTTGCCAAGTATTATATTTTCAGCGCATCTGTCCAGGCGGATATGCTCTGGCTGATGATTATCGCCGCCGTAAACACCGTGATTTCGGCCGTTTTTTACTTCAACGTAATACGGGTAATGTGGCTAAGACCTGCCCGCCAGGATGTACGGGTACTGGCTTCCTGGCCGCTTAAACTGGCACTTGGTATTTCGGGACTGGCTGTGTTAATATTCGGCATTGTACCTGAAACACTCTTAAACCTTATTGAAAAGGCCGCCGAGCTAATAATCCATTAGGACATTTGCCGTGCCGATTTATGAATATGTAGACACCCATTCCCATCTGGATATGCCTGAATTTGACGCTGACCGTCAGGAAATGCTAAAGCGGGCTTTTGAAAACGGCGTAAAAACTATAATTACCACCGGTATAGACATACCTTCCAGCCAAAAAGCCATTGACCTGGCAGCCGCCAATCCGGCCATATACGCCGCAGTCGGTATCCACCCCCAGGAATGCACTGGGGTTACCGAGGCGGATTTTGAACGTCTGGAACTACTGGTTAAGTGTGAAAAGGTGGTGGCTATAGGCGAATGCGGGCTGGATTATTACCGTGATTACTCACCCCGCCACACCCAGCTGGAAACATTCTACCACCACCTTGATTTAGCTGACCAAACCGGTCTGCCGCTTATAATCCACTGCCGCCAGGCCGAAGAAGACGTACTGAAAATACTTTCGGACTGGTCTGCCCAGAGCCCGGCGAGCGCAGGCAAAGGCGTAATCCACTGTTTCAGCGGTTCGGCCGAAACCGCACTTAAATATATAAATATGGGTTTTTATATAGGGCTGGGCGCTTATATCGGTTATCCGTCTTCCAGAAAATATCACCCTGCCTTTGCCGCCATACCTCTTGAGCATATAGTACTGGAAACTGACTGCCCGTTTCTGCCCCCCCAAACTCACCGCGGGGAACGGAACGAACCCGCCTATATACCGCTGACAGCGGCAACTCTGGCGGAGATAAAAAACCTTGGTACTAACGAAGTGGCATCGGCAACCACTGCCAATGCCCGCCGCCTATTTCACCTTGATAAATAAAAAAGCAGACGGGCAGATATCATTAAGCACACACTCCGGGCAACGCGGCTTTTTGGCATCACAGACTGCGCGCCCATGGTCTATCAGGTAATACGAAAAATTCCCCCATTCACTGCGGGGAATAAGTGCCATCAAATCCTGCTCTATTTTCACCGGGTCAGTATTAGTGCTTAGCCCCAGCCGCCCAGCTAAACGCTTTACATGGGTATCTACCGCTATTCCCTCCACCAGCCCGAAAGCATTATGCAAAACTACATTGGCTGTTTTACGCCCAACCCCCGGCAGAGTAAGCATATCTGCCATATTACGGGGGACATCCCCGCCAAAACGGCTTACAACCGCTCTGGCAGCACCTATAATATTCAGCGCCTTGTTGTGAAAGAAACCTGATGACTTAATATCCTGTTCCAACTCAGCCAGAGATGCATCAGCAAAGGCCTGTACGCCGGGATATTTTTTGAAGAGAGCTGGCGTGATTTTATTTATCATTTTGTCAGTAGACTGGGCAGACAAAATAGTAGCTACCAGCATTTCAAACGGGGTAGTAAAGTTAAGCGCTGTTTTAGCCTCAGGGTATATCACCGAAAGGCGTTTAATTATTTCTAATGCCTGCTTTTTGGGATTCTCAACCAGCATTTTCAGCCTCGCTATATTAGTTGGGAAACATTATACATCAAAGATTTTCAAGGCAGAACACGCTATAAATCAAAATAAGTTGTCCTTTTTCTACTCTACTTAAATAAAAACTGGTATAATGAACGCCATGGCGAAATTGATAATGGTTCAGGGCACTTCTTCTAATGTGGGCAAGAGCATACTGGTCACTGCGCTCTGCCGGATATTCAAACAGGACGGCTACAAAGTAGCCCCGTTCAAGTCCCAAAATATGGCGCTGAACGCTTTTGTCACCCAAGAGGGCGGTGAAATCGGCCGGGCACAGGCTGTTCAGGCAGAAGCCTGCGGCATTGCCCCCAGTGTAGATATGAACCCTATTCTGATGAAGCCCGAAGCAGATTCCAAAAGCCAGATTGTTGTAAACGGCAAAGTGGACCGCACCATTTCTGCCCGTGAATATTATGAATATGCACCCCTGCTGCTGGATACCGCTCTGGCGGCACTTAACCGTCTGCGGGAGCAAAATGATATTGTGGTCATAGAAGGGGCAGGCAGCCCGGCTGAGATAAACCTGAGGCAGCGGGAGATTGTAAATATGCGGATTGCCAAAACCGCCGGTGCGCCGGTGCTTCTGGCCGGAGACATAGACCGGGGCGGCGTTTTTGCTTCTTTGATTGGCACTATAGACCTTTTAGAGCCTGAAGAACGCAGTTATGTAAAGGGCTATCTGATAAATAAATTCCGGGGGGATGCCAGTTTACTTAAACCAGCCATAGATGTACTGGAAGACCGCACCTCCATACCGGTACTGGGCATTATCCCCTATCTGCGGAATATGGCCATTGCCCAGGAAGATTCGGTATACCTGGACGAATGTAAAAGCGGTCTGGGTGAAACCGACCTTGATATTGCGGTAATACGTCTGCCCCGCATATCCAACTACGACGATTTTGACGCTTTAGCCACAGACGGGGCATCAGTCAGGTTTGTATCTAAAACCGGTGAGATTGGCAACCCTGATTTGATAATAATTCCGGGTACCAAATCCACCATACCTGACATGGAATATCTGTGGCAAAACGGTCTGGCGGAAACTATCATCAAAAAAGCCGGAAAAGGCACCCATGTTTTAGGCGTCTGCGGCGGCTATCAGATTTTGGGAAAGATGATATACGACCCCCACAAGACTGAGTCTGAAACCACCGAATTAAAGGGTCTGGGTTTGCTGGATACCGAAACAACCTTTGAAAAAGAAAAATCCACCACACAGGTAAGCGGCCAGGTCAGGTTTAATAACGGGCTGCTTGCAGATATGGCCGGTTGTGAAGTGGGCGGCTATGAAATCCACATGGGAAGGACCCGCTTATTTACTGCCCAGCCTGCCTTCCAGATTACCAAAACCCCCAAAGGCCCGGCTGATTATCTGGACGGGGCATCCAATGCCGAAGGTACGGTGCTGGGTACATATATACACGGAATATTTGAAAGTGACTCTTTCCGCCGCGGCTTCTTAAATGCAATCCGCCGTTACAAGGGCATCCCTGAGCGGCAGGCAGGCTATTTTGACCGTGACAAAGAATATGATAAACTGGCAGATATAGTCAGGGCAAGCATAGACATGAACAAGATTTATGATATTTTGAACGAGGGAATAAGATGACACACCCTGATGCTGAAGAAAATATTAAGCTTCTGCATGAAAAAAGCCGCACTGAACCTGCCCTGAATTTTCTGGGCATAAAAATACTGGAATTGAAACCCGGTTATTCCAAGCTGAGTATCAAACTCAAACCGGAGTTTATAAATGCCTACGGCATAATTTTTGGCGGAATCACCATGTCTTTGGCAGATGAGGCATTCGGTTATGCAGTGAACAGTCTGAAACTGCCTACGGTAGCCGCCCAGTTCAATATCCACTTTCTGTCAGCCCCGGATAATGATGACGAACTAACTGCGGAAGCCAAAGTAGTCAAATCAGGCCGCCGTCTGGCTGTTGCCGAAGTAGAGGTGACCAATGCCAAAGGCAAACTGATAGCTAAAGTAAGTGCCAGCGGCGTTCCGCTTTAAACCCGCCCGCCAGGTAGTTTATTCATCACCCAGATAGGCCGCTATCACGTGCTCATCATTCTTTATTTCTTCAGGCCTGCCCTCAGCTATTTTGCTGCCAAAGTCCAGCACCGCAATACGGTCAGCTAAATCCATAACTACGCCCATATCGTGTTCAATAAGCACAATACACTTTACCCCGTCACGCAGTATGGGAGTATCAGGATAGGTCTCACCCTGCCCTTCAAAAATATCTACGATAAAGCGGGCAATATCTTCTTTCTCTTCCAGATTCATGCCTGCCATAGGTTCATCCAGCAAAAGTACTTCCGGCTCAAGCGCCAAAGCCCGGCCCAGTTCCACCCGCTTACGCATGCCGTACGGCAGCATACTGACTACCTTTTTGCGGACAGGCTCTATTTCCAAAAAATCTATTATGTCTTCTACTATCTTGCGGTGAGCTATTTCTTCTTTATGGGCCGGCCCGAAATAGGCACCCCCGGTCAGAAAGTTCTGTTTCATAAATATATGCCGGGCGGCCATCAGGTTTTCAAGGGTAGTCAAACCTGAATAAAGCTCTATATTCTGAAAAGTACGGGCAATACCCATTTTAGCCACCCGGTCAGGGCGGATACGGGCAATATTCTGGCCTTTATAAACAATGCTGCCTGCCTGGGGTTTATAAAAACCGTTGATGCAGTTTAGCAAACTGGTCTTGCCTGCCCCATTCGGACCTATTACGGCAGTTATCTGATTATCATATATGTCCAGATTGATTCCCTTCAGGGCTTTGATACCGCCAAACGAAAGGGAGAGGTCAGCTATTTTTATCTTGGTATCAGGCTGATTCATTCTGCCCTCTCTCCTCATTCATAATCTTATCCCGGTAGCTTATAACCCGGTGGCAAAGAGGGCCTTCGCATTTTAAGCCATGTCCGCATTTTTTAGCCCGTTTTGACATCTCTTTCAGGGTATCCCGTGAAGGAGAGCCGTATATATCATAAGCAGTACAGCGTACCGAACCATCATCCTTGACGATTATGGTTATCTCATCACAAACTGCTTCGCAGAGTATGGTACAGGCGGTAATCTGCCAATCAACCATTTATTTCCCCTAATCCCACTTGCGTTCATCCAGCATCAGCTTGGTTTCTTCTGCCAGAGCATTTGCAGCTACAAATTCTATATGGTCTGCCTTTAAAAGACACCTGTCCTGAAATTTTTTATTCAGTTCGTCAGACAGCTTTTTGGCATCAAATTCGGTGTCATCGTGGACACAGACAAAGGTCATCTCATCTTTGTTTTCGGGGCGGTTTATCCTTATCTGGCAGCGGACAATCTCCGGGAAAAGCTTGAAAACTTCCTCAGCCTGTTTGCCGACTACAAACATACCCCGCACCTTTACCGCATCTCCTACCCGCCCTATTATGCCGCTGAGCTTATAGGCGGTACGCCCGCAGCCGCATTTCTCTTTTTTAAGGCAGGATAAATCACCTGTGCCGAACCGCATAAGCCCCCAGGTTTTGTTATTTACCGGGGTAACCACCACTTCGCCAACTTCACCTTCGCCAAGCTGCTTGCCAGTCTTGGGGTCTACTATCTCCACTACATATTCATCAGACATAAGGTGCAAGCCGTTTTTTTCTTCACACTCGTAGGCCAAACAGCCTCCGGTTTCAGTCACCCCGTAAGCCTGATACGTGTCTATGCCATAATCTTTTTCAAGCGTTTTACGGATAGAAGACGTCAGCATCTCACCGGTAAACCAGGCACGCTTGATATTAAGCTCTTTTTTAACATCCAAACCCATCTCTTCGGCTTTGGCAAACAGGCTCATCAGATAGCTGGGAGTACCCACAAAGGCAGTTACTTTCAGCTCCTGAATAGTCTTAATCTGCATTTCGGTATGGCCGGTGCCTGAGGCAATAGGCGTAGCCCCGCAGTCACGCAAACCCTCGTGGAAAAGTATACCAGCGGGAGACAAGTGGTAAGTAAAGGTATTTATAACCACATCTGCCTTGCGGAAACCGGCTGCCCAGAAAGAACGCCCGAACCAATGGATAGTGCTGGTGTGCAGCGGTTCATAAACAGGGCCGGGAGAAATAAATATGCGTTCAATATTTTCTTCCGGTATCATCAGAAAACCGCCATAAGGCA
This sequence is a window from Dehalococcoides mccartyi 195. Protein-coding genes within it:
- the nuoH gene encoding NADH-quinone oxidoreductase subunit NuoH, giving the protein MSDFWVHLLVYLVILFGFVIVSVLLFIWLERRFIGRFQLRPGPNRAGPFGLLQPIADAIKVLIKEDIIPTESDKGVFWLAPLVAFVPVMLMFAAIPFADGAMLVDLNIGILYILAVSSVTVIGIFMAGWSSNSKYSLLGAMRTIAQEVSYEIPLVLSILGVVMLTGSLSMNEIVKAQSVPFVLLQPLGFFVYLSAAMAEINRTPFDLLEAESEIIAGFHTEYSGMKFGLFYLMEYAEVLAISAIATTLFLGGWQGPLLHPVIWFITKVLIIFMFIIWVRATIPRLRIDQVMAFGWKFLLPLSLANLVITAFEILAAPDMNTAVLIGINIAVMFGLILLFSRFYKLGGGRVSVK
- a CDS encoding NuoI/complex I 23 kDa subunit family protein, whose protein sequence is MSALSNTGGGILKGMRLTFKHLFRPWITVQYPEEKLTMSKRIRGTQVIWVKETCIACLACARACPVKAINMEVSRGEDRKLKVDHMSIDFGLCVFCGLCVESCPTKTSIYMGYGYETTTYRCTNVEKAEGQSRSECRCRELILTGDELAPSATRVLSGYDRPDAAEKLAEQTLLINKKGYFER
- a CDS encoding NADH-quinone oxidoreductase subunit J family protein produces the protein MEIAFWIIAITCIASALLVVGVKNIFHSSLWLILCFLSVAGVFLLLSADFLAAVQILIYIGAISVLIILAIMLTREVQRGNLTNKLKIPALAVVTALGGIMTYMLISSNWTSSDAPAPSTTTAGLAEMLFGSDGFGLGVLITGVILLVAIIGAIVLVRDK
- the nuoK gene encoding NADH-quinone oxidoreductase subunit NuoK; translated protein: MGLTHFLVLAVILFCIGLYGALVKKSAVVILMCIEIMLNAVTIAAVAFNRFSAAEFFTGQIFTLFIIAVAAAEATIGLAIIISIYKNRDTIDATKIDLMKW
- the nuoL gene encoding NADH-quinone oxidoreductase subunit L, with the protein product MTQTGLWLIMLLPLICGALIALGYSFFCKKPALSGYLGIAGVGGSLLLSIWGLTGLLGKEGASHYASGFSWFSIGNSVDISLNLNFDPLAAIMCFVILFVSLMVHIYSQGYMHGDKGYPRYYAFLSFFTASMLGLVLSDNLLFTFFFWELVGLASYLLIGFWFTRPAAANAAKKAFIVTRIGDVGFLAAILILFANTGTLDINSLNGMAEMGLIGAGTVTVAALGIFAGAVGKSAQFPLHVWLPDAMEGPTPVSALIHAATMVAAGVFLVARTYPIFESSATAMLWVSIIGAVTAIFAATMALVMNDMKRILAYSTVSQLGYMMLGLGTGGIAIGIFHLFNHAFFKSLLFLGSGSVNHATGTFDIREMGGLSKPMPVTSKTFLIASLSLAGIWPLSGFFSKDEILAGAMDGQFILFILALITVFLTAFYMFRLYFVAFGGTYRGKGHPHESPKVMSWPLLILVVPSVISGLLNAGGSFSGFLGEEVHTGFFEGLFGILLHPLALVSLAVAGGGIYLAFLMYKKKSLSPAVFSERFKWLYMIFSKKYWMDELYEGVISRTLLMKGLFAFAAFFDKKVVDGGLNGFFIQKVLFSRLFSRFRTADERIVDGAVNGVAAITVESGKVGRKAQTGQLQSYGIYLAAGVVVLVMAALIIW
- a CDS encoding complex I subunit 4 family protein, whose amino-acid sequence is MSIPYLTLITFLPAAGAILMALWPRLSGRAIKISSLLLTLVPLVLSLVVFAGFDRSSSMAGVIQFEENLPWISLLNANYHLGVDGLSLPFLVLTTLLGVLAVLISWKVDLRIKEFFVWLLILQTSITGVFVSLDLLLFFIFWELELIPMYFLISIWGAGRKEYSALKYVLYTLFGGAFILAGILILFFATGSLDIASLASTDLNNFLRPAMMVLTFFMFFIGFAIKLPAFPFHTWLPDAHTDAPTAASVILAGTLLKMGGYAMLRLNVAMFPDVCRDWAPLILTIAVINVIYGAAITLKQTDIKRLIAYSSVSHMGFVLLGIFTLGEISMNGAVLQMFSHGIITGLLFAITGVVMHNTHERDINKLGGLAKQMPRTAIIFILAGLGAMAVPATSGFIAEVSVFLGSFQSSVVPGGQVFTMLCLLGLVLAAAYILWTVQRVFLGPGLEKFQMVKDADKTEIVFSLVFLVVMFGVGLYPQIIVDVIQTGVAPLAAVFGG
- a CDS encoding NADH-quinone oxidoreductase subunit N, with amino-acid sequence MDLFMPEIIILITAILVIITDLFLTKSKRYLAYLSLLGLAAAAVATALNWNNPPEMAFGGMLALDSYSSFFRILFICLSGLVIMASTDYVTKFKRFQGEYYALVLFALLGMIMMASTANLITMYLSLELTGLSFYVLVGFLKDQNSTESALKYLLLGGVASAMLVFGLVIIYGFSGETNLGGIVNYIQTLPSGTDITTHAGLLLGIILTITGLGFKVAAVPFQFWVPDVYQGSPTPITLYLSIASKAAGFALFLRLFYTVFTDPLALSQEWALIIAILAAVGMTLGNVLAIPQKNIKRMLGYSSIAHAGYILVALAAVGNAPELADGRISLLFYLVAFAVSDLAAFISIIAISRSTGSDEISSYEGLAKTNPVYASALTLALLSLTGFPPLAGFLAKYYIFSASVQADMLWLMIIAAVNTVISAVFYFNVIRVMWLRPARQDVRVLASWPLKLALGISGLAVLIFGIVPETLLNLIEKAAELIIH
- a CDS encoding TatD family hydrolase, translating into MPIYEYVDTHSHLDMPEFDADRQEMLKRAFENGVKTIITTGIDIPSSQKAIDLAAANPAIYAAVGIHPQECTGVTEADFERLELLVKCEKVVAIGECGLDYYRDYSPRHTQLETFYHHLDLADQTGLPLIIHCRQAEEDVLKILSDWSAQSPASAGKGVIHCFSGSAETALKYINMGFYIGLGAYIGYPSSRKYHPAFAAIPLEHIVLETDCPFLPPQTHRGERNEPAYIPLTAATLAEIKNLGTNEVASATTANARRLFHLDK